In one window of Pseudopipra pipra isolate bDixPip1 chromosome 27, bDixPip1.hap1, whole genome shotgun sequence DNA:
- the ANKRD24 gene encoding ankyrin repeat domain-containing protein 24 isoform X1 has product MAARRLLLSTMKQICLCAAASFASQDWTKNDEKLLQAVDYNDAGRVTSLLLRKGLVPTKLDSEGKSAFHLAATRGNVDCLEAMLAHGVDAMTKDSSGSTALHLASKHGHPQCVSKLLQASCPVDVADGSGRTALHLAAVSGCISCSEILCDFKAPLNIKDKDGSTPLILAAKMCHSELCRYLLHRGAAVNSRDLQGRTALMLACESGSVETVEVLVNAGARVAVVDATGHDAAHYSLATGNALIQHFLQEAAQRRSWASEEESTEQTSQTSSPSQSSIREKSSTPRKRKAPLPPLGTLSQEDRDAYEEIVRLRQERAQFLQKIRGLEQQEKQRRERAELDEGSLRSMEKQIQELEQQLAARDGEKERLGKEVEALRSRLSSLENEKENTSYDIETLQDEEGDPLEFPGRALKASRGHLGGWHWGVGVWVGTGGHRAESLCPAGAELLLSKKTLSPSAEELLATLQGQVQSLTVQNKELRDKIQVLENYERDESSAPTPGDVVPASLYRALQRELEQLRAQGARGEAGGRPEGQRGAAERAPEQVPEGFPEGSAAQGLAEEPAWTWGECKAALGELRVPQPPPSSSSSSSGAELAEARAALQQARKALDEREQQLKDLQARLEAAEASPGASAEEASREKEALLERCGRAEAEAEALRRELEAKARREPEPGAHEEPAELAELREALARREAELGSLREQLAARPVGRREHEEALARLRQARAEGWVPRDEHARATAALEEQARALRERLAQLEAAAEAKGREASRLEAELAAAVPRAEHEAAAAALREEAAALGRRLEELGRRHERTCEEVFRVQRQALFMKSERQAAEDGLAAAQKQLEEARAEARRLRELHGHAEDAARLVRERDRKITELSKEVFRLKEALNALPKPGDQPQSLPNTAALQDRIRALEEKLEETEVRHSKVVTLYRSHLLYAVQGHMDEDVQRLLCQILRMQRLQEQSR; this is encoded by the exons ATGGCTgcccgccgcctcctcctcaGCACCATGAAGCAGATCTGCCTCTGTGCCGCCGCCTCCTTCGCG AGCCAGGACTGGACCAAGAACGACGAGAAGCTCCTGCAGGCCGTGGACTACAACGATGCCGGGCGGGTGACGTCGCTCCTGCTCCGCAAGGGCCTGGTGCCCACCAAGCTGGACTCGGAGGGCAAATCCGC GTTCCACCTGGCTGCCACCCGGGGGAACGTGGACTGCCTGGAAGCCATGCTGGCCCACGGCGTGGATGCCATGACCAAGGACAGCTCGG GTTCCACTGCCCTGCACTTGGCCTCCAAGCACGGGCACCCTCAGTGTGTCAGCAAACTGCTGCAG GCCTCCTGCCCTGTGGACGTGGCCGACGGCAGCGGCCGGACCGCGCTGCACCTGGCAG CCGTCAGCGGCTGCATCTCGTGCTCCGAGATCCTCTGTGACTTCAAGGCCCCCTTGAACATCAAGGACAAG gacgGCTCCACCCCGCTGATCCTGGCTGCCAAGATGTGCCACTCGGAGCTGTGCCGGTACCTGCTGCACCGCGGGGCCGCCGTCAACAGCCGGGACCTGCAGGGCAG GACAGCCCTGATGCTGGCCTGTGAGAGCGGCAGCGTGGAGACCGTGGAGGTGCTGGTCAACGCCGGCGCCCGCGTGGCCGTGGTCGACGCCACGGGCCACGACGCCGCTCACTACAGCCTGGCCACGGGCAACGCCCTCATCCAGCACTTCCTGCAGGAGGCTGCTCAGCGCCGCTCCTGGGCCAGCG AAGAGGAGTCAACTGAGCAGACATCCCAG ACCTCTTCCCCCAGCCAGTCATCCATCAGGGAGAAGAGCAGCACCCCGAGGAAGAGGAAGGCCCCTTTGCCTCCTCTGGGCACCCTCAGCCAG GAGGACCGGGACGCCTACGAGGAGATCGTGAGGCTGCGGCAGGAACGGGCCCAGTTCCTGCAGAAGAtccggggcttggagcagcaggagaagcagcgCCGGGAG AGGGCAGAGCTGGACGAGGGCTCCCTGCGCTCCATGGAGAAGCAG atccaggagctggagcagcagctggcgGCCCGGGATGGGGAGAAGGAGCGGCTGGGCAAGGAGGTGGAGGCTCTGCGGAGCCGCTTGTCCTCGCTGGAG AACGAGAAGGAGAACACGAGCTACGACATTGAGACACTGCAGGACGAGGAGGGAGACCCGCTTGAGTTCCCAGGTAGGGCCCTGAAGGCCTCCCGAGGCCACCTcggggggtggcactggggagtgGGGGTGTGGGTGGGCACGGGTGGGCACCGAGCGGAGTCCCTGTGCCCCGCAGGAgcggagctgctgctctccaagaAGACGCTGAGCCCCTCGGCCGAGGAGCTGCTGGCCACGCTGCAGGGGCAGGTGCAGTCCCTCACCGTGCAGAACAAGGAGCTGAGGGACAAAATACAG GTGCTGGAGAACTACGAGCGGGACGAGAGCAGCGCGCCCACCCCGGGGGACGTGGTGCCCGCCAGCCTCTACCGGGCCCTGCAgcgggagctggagcagctgcggGCACAGGGCGCGAGGGGCGAGGCCGGGGGGCGGCCGGAGGGGCAGCGCGGCGCCGCCGAGAGAGCCCCGGAGCAAGTCCCGGAGGGATTCCCGGAGGGAAGCGCGGCGCAGGGGCTCGCCGAGGAGCCGGCCTGGACGTGGGGCGAGTGCAAGGCGGCGCTGGGTGAGCTGCGGGTGCCACAACCaccgccctcctcctcctcctcctcctcgggcGCGGAGCTGGCGGAGGCGCGGGCGGCCCTGCAGCAGGCACGGAAAGCTCTGGACGAgcgggagcagcagctgaaggatcTGCAGGCCCGGCTGGAGGCCGCAGAGGCCTCGCCGGGAGCCTCCGCGGAGGAGGCGTCGAGGGAGAAGGAAGCGCTGCTGGAGCGCTGCGGGCGGGCGGAGGCCGAGGCCGAGGCGCTGCGGCGGGAGCTGGAGGCCAAGGCGCGGCGCGAGCCGGAGCCGGGAGCGCACGAGGAGCCGGCGGAGCTGGCGGAGCTGCGGGAGGCCCTGGCGCGGCGGGAGGCCGAGCTGGGCAGCCTGCGGGAGCAGCTGGCGGCGCGGCCCGTGGGGCGGCGGGAGCACGAGGAGGCCCTGGCGCGGCTGCGGCAGGCGCGGGCCGAGGGCTGGGTGCCGCGGGATGAGCACGCCCGCGCCACGGCCGCGCTGGAGGAGCAGGCGCGGGCGCTGCGGGAGCGGCTGGCGCAGCTGGAGGCGGCGGCCGAGGCCAAGGGGCGCGAGGCCTCCCGGCTGGAGGCCGAGCTGGCGGCGGCCGTGCCGCGCGCCGAGCacgaggcggcggcggcggcgctgcgggaggaggcggcggcgctggGCCGgcggctggaggagctgggccGGCGGCACGAGAGGACGTGCGAGGAGGTGTTCAGGGTGCAGCGGCAGGCGCTGTTCATGAAGAGCGAGCGCCAGGCGGCCGAGGACGGGCTGGCGGCGGCGcagaagcagctggaggaggcGCGGGCCGAGGCGCGGCGGCTGCGGGAGCTCCACGGCCACGCCGAGGACGCGGCTCGGCTGGTCAGGGAGAGGGATAGGAAG ATCACGGAGCTCTCCAAGGAGGTTTTCAGGCTGAAGGAAGCCCTGAACGCCCTCCCCAAGCCAGGGGATCAACCACAGTCCCTCCCCAACACCGCAGCGCTCCAGGACAGGATCCGAGCGctggaggagaagctggag GAGACAGAGGTGCGGCACAGCAAGGTGGTGACGCTGTACCGGAGCCACCTGCTCTATGCAGTGCAG GGCCACATGGACGAGGACGTGCAGAGGCTCCTGTGCCAGATCCTGAGGATGCAgcggctgcaggagcagagcagatga